A single region of the Gossypium arboreum isolate Shixiya-1 chromosome 12, ASM2569848v2, whole genome shotgun sequence genome encodes:
- the LOC108458497 gene encoding G-type lectin S-receptor-like serine/threonine-protein kinase At1g34300, translated as MSLLFFFFYFLALFLCNLPPLLSQQDRSFNFSDFPWTPSQNKFLISSNKVFAAGFKSIGSSANLYTFSVWYYNISGNNTLVWSANDDSPLTRNSSLVIGDNGELRLINSSGQNLLPGQPSATGNRNSTRLVLEDEGKLVYGNWQSFDFPTDTILPNQKMKTTIRSNNDKFIFQNSKSLVFNSSQYWATDNPFLRLESSGEVVQANGATLVSSDFGEPNRLRRLKLDSDGNIRIYSFDLRSGEWEIVWLAVQEICTVHGTCGPNAICMKDATNSDSTSCVCPPGFKKKSGDNSSCEIKIPLGENTKFLQLDYVNFSGGADQSNLKVQNFSMCQSRCLANPNCLGFAFKLDGHGYCVLQIDRLLFGYWSPGTEAAFYLRVDKSETEQSEFRGMTSLLETTCPVTISLPLPPEESDTTTRNLVIICTLFAAELISGIFFFWGFLRKYIKYRDMARTFGLEFLPAGGPKRFTYAELKAATNDFSNLIGKGGFGDVYKGELPDHRVVAVKCLKNVAGGDGEFWAEVTIIARMHHLNLVRLWGFCAEKGQRILVYEFVPNGSLDKYLFRSTPVPSNESLAQVLNAPILDWNIRYRIALGVARSVAYLHEECLEWVLHCDIKPENILLGDDFCPKISDFGLAKLRKKEDMVSMSRIRGTRGYMAPEWVKMDPITPKADVYSFGMVLLELVSGARNFDMQDSLLDNSEDWYFPRWAFDKVFKEMKVEDILDRQIKHCFDNRMHLELVDRMVKTALWCLQDRPEARPSMGKVAKMLEGTVEITEPRKPTIFYLVDE; from the coding sequence ATGTCTttgcttttcttcttcttctatttcttGGCTCTCTTCCTCTGTAACCTTCCGCCATTGTTGTCCCAGCAAGACCGATCCTTCAACTTCTCGGATTTCCCATGGACTCCATCTCAAAACAAGTTTCTTATCTCTTCAAACAAAGTCTTCGCTGCTGGGTTTAAGTCAATAGGTTCTTCTGCAAATCTCTACACTTTCTCTGTTTGGTATTACAACATATCTGGAAATAACACCCTTGTTTGGTCGGCTAATGATGATTCTCCGCTGACCCGAAATTCATCTCTTGTGATCGGGGACAATGGCGAGCTTCGTTTAATAAACTCTTCGGGCCAAAACTTGTTGCCGGGGCAGCCATCAGCGACTGGTAATCGGAATTCGACGAGGCTGGTATTGGAAGATGAGGGAAAACTGGTTTATGGGAATTGGCAGAGTTTCGATTTTCCAACCGATACCATTTTACCCAACCAGAAGATGAAAACGACTATTCGTTCAAATAACGATAAATTCATCTTCCAGAACAGCAAAAGCCTTGTTTTCAATTCGTCTCAATACTGGGCCACTGATAATCCGTTTCTGAGACTGGAATCAAGTGGGGAAGTGGTTCAAGCTAATGGGGCGACTTTGGTTTCTTCCGATTTCGGCGAACCCAATCGTTTACGAAGACTGAAATTGGATTCCGATGGAAATATCAGGATTTACAGCTTTGATTTGAGATCCGGTGAGTGGGAAATCGTCTGGTTAGCCGTTCAAGAAATCTGCACCGTTCATGGAACTTGCGGGCCTAACGCTATTTGTATGAAGGATGCAACGAACTCGGATTCAACATCTTGCGTATGCCCGCCGGGATTCAAGAAAAAATCGGGTGATAATTCTTCATGCGAGATCAAAATCCCGCTGGGGGAAAACACCAAGTTTCTTCAGCTGGATTACGTTAATTTCTCTGGCGGTGCAGATCAAAGTAATCTCAAGGTTCAAAATTTCTCCATGTGTCAATCCAGATGCTTGGCAAATCCAAATTGTTTGGGATTTGCGTTCAAACTTGATGGACACGGCTACTGTGTACTCCAGATTGATCGGTTGTTGTTCGGGTATTGGTCTCCAGGGACGGAGGCCGCATTCTACTTGCGCGTCGATAAATCCGAGACAGAACAATCCGAGTTCAGAGGCATGACGAGCTTGTTAGAAACAACATGTCCCGTTACTATAAGCCTTCCTTTACCGCCTGAAGAATCCGATACAACGACGAGGAATTTAGTGATAATATGTACCCTTTTCGCTGCTGAGCTTATTTCTGGGATTTTTTTCTTTTGGGGGTTCCTCAGAAAGTACATCAAGTATAGAGACATGGCTCGAACGTTCGGACTCGAGTTCTTGCCTGCAGGCGGGCCTAAACGATTCACCTACGCTGAGCTGAAAGCGGCGACAAATGACTTCTCGAATCTTATTGGGAAAGGAGGGTTTGGCGATGTTTATAAAGGGGAATTACCTGATCACCGCGTTGTTGCGGTGAAGTGCTTGAAGAATGTGGCCGGTGGGGATGGGGAGTTTTGGGCAGAGGTTACCATCATCGCTCGAATGCACCATCTAAACCTGGTCAGGTTGTGGGGTTTTTGTGCCGAGAAAGGCCAACGAATCTTGGTGTATGAGTTTGTCCCAAATGGTTCACTCGACAAGTACCTCTTTCGATCCACTCCAGTCCCCTCTAATGAATCGTTGGCCCAAGTCCTCAATGCCCCTATTCTTGATTGGAACATCCGATACAGGATCGCCCTCGGGGTGGCAAGATCGGTTGCATATTTACATGAAGAATGCTTAGAATGGGTGTTACATTGCGACATAAAGCCCGAAAACATACTTTTGGGGGATGATTTTTGCCCCAAGATATCTGATTTCGGGCTAGCAAAGCTGCGAAAAAAGGAGGACATGGTTAGTATGTCACGTATAAGGGGGACTCGAGGTTATATGGCACCAGAGTGGGTGAAAATGGATCCAATAACACCGAAAGCAGACGTTTATAGCTTTGGGATGGTGTTGCTAGAGCTGGTGAGTGGGGCTCGAAACTTTGATATGCAAGACTCATTGTTGGATAATAGTGAAGATTGGTATTTCCCAAGGTGGGCATTCGacaaagtgtttaaagaaatGAAAGTGGAAGACATTTTGGACCGTCAAATTAAGCATTGTTTCGACAATCGAATGCATTTGGAATTGGTGGATCGGATGGTAAAGACGGCTCTTTGGTGCCTACAAGATAGGCCAGAGGCGAGACCATCAATGGGGAAGGTTGCTAAGATGTTGGAAGGGACTGTGGAAATTACGGAACCTAGAAAACCCACAATCTTTTACTTGGTAGATGAGTGA